Proteins from a genomic interval of Candidatus Babela massiliensis:
- a CDS encoding AAA family ATPase produces the protein MKVLSKKLPIGISDFKIIIEDNYYYIDKTLLIKEIIESTGQVILLPRPRRFGKTLNLSMIKYFFEKKEENNKHLFLKTNIWQEKEYQALHGKYPIIFLTFKDIKETSWENAYKKIIAIISEEFERYYLLFRKDLLPHVLEEFESILRKTADEVTFSRSLFILSKLLYKLYNTRVIILIDEYDAPIHAGYNYGYYNEIVQFMRSLLTSILKDNLYLEKGILTGILRTSKEGIFSGLNNLAVYTLMDTDFQDKFGFTKQEVERLLNDSNLIDKFNEIQKWYNGYQFGNTTIYNPWSLLMCTKNQGVLKPYWVNTSDNQLIKKLLTLSGKEIKSDFELLLTNKTIEKEIDEAIIFPGIENNPRAIWSLLLFAGYLTYTQFRIEQGHSYCNLTIPNKEIELLYSSFIKDIFESTLTNPKVNILLTSLTTGQIDIFSELLQEFIINTISVYDLPNNEPEKSYHLFVLGLLVLLSDTYQVKSNRESGLGRYDIMLIPKNKKDLGIIIEFKKVSSSDKSLEKSAQKALDQIEEKNYAQELKDLDIKHIKFLGIAFQGKKVLVKSKDLLN, from the coding sequence ATGAAAGTATTATCTAAAAAATTACCTATAGGAATAAGCGACTTTAAGATTATTATAGAAGATAATTATTACTATATAGATAAAACTTTACTAATAAAAGAAATTATAGAATCTACAGGACAAGTTATATTATTGCCTAGGCCTAGAAGATTTGGCAAAACTCTTAATTTATCAATGATAAAATATTTCTTTGAAAAAAAAGAGGAAAATAACAAACATTTATTTCTTAAAACCAATATTTGGCAAGAAAAAGAATATCAAGCTCTTCATGGAAAATATCCTATAATATTCTTAACATTTAAAGATATAAAAGAAACTTCTTGGGAAAATGCCTACAAAAAAATAATAGCCATAATTTCTGAAGAATTTGAACGTTATTATCTCTTGTTTAGGAAAGATTTACTTCCTCATGTTTTAGAGGAGTTTGAATCTATTTTAAGAAAAACTGCTGATGAAGTAACTTTTAGTAGAAGTCTCTTCATTTTAAGTAAACTGTTATATAAACTTTATAATACTCGAGTAATCATATTAATTGATGAGTACGATGCTCCAATTCACGCTGGATATAATTATGGATACTATAATGAAATAGTTCAATTCATGCGTTCATTATTAACAAGTATACTTAAAGACAACTTATATCTTGAAAAAGGAATATTAACAGGAATTTTGCGCACCTCAAAAGAAGGAATCTTTTCGGGATTAAATAATTTAGCAGTTTATACACTAATGGATACCGATTTTCAAGATAAATTTGGCTTTACAAAACAAGAAGTAGAAAGATTACTCAACGATAGTAATTTAATCGATAAATTTAATGAAATTCAAAAATGGTATAACGGTTATCAATTTGGAAACACTACTATATATAATCCCTGGTCTTTACTTATGTGTACTAAAAATCAAGGTGTACTTAAACCATATTGGGTTAATACAAGTGATAATCAATTAATTAAAAAATTATTAACTCTATCAGGAAAAGAAATAAAATCTGATTTTGAATTGCTTTTAACTAATAAAACAATAGAAAAAGAAATAGACGAAGCAATAATATTTCCTGGAATAGAAAATAACCCTAGAGCAATATGGAGTCTATTATTATTTGCAGGTTATTTAACTTATACTCAATTTAGAATTGAGCAAGGTCATAGTTACTGTAATTTAACTATACCAAATAAAGAAATAGAGCTTTTATATAGTAGTTTCATTAAAGATATTTTTGAAAGCACACTAACAAATCCCAAAGTTAATATACTACTTACATCTTTAACAACAGGTCAAATAGATATTTTCTCTGAATTATTGCAAGAATTTATTATAAATACAATAAGTGTATACGATTTGCCTAATAATGAACCCGAAAAAAGCTATCACTTATTTGTACTTGGTCTTTTAGTACTATTATCAGACACCTATCAAGTAAAATCTAATCGAGAAAGTGGTTTAGGAAGATATGATATCATGCTTATTCCAAAAAATAAAAAAGATCTTGGAATTATCATAGAATTCAAAAAAGTTTCATCTTCAGATAAAAGTCTAGAAAAATCTGCTCAAAAGGCATTAGATCAAATAGAAGAAAAAAATTATGCTCAAGAACTTAAAGATTTAGATATTAAGCATATTAAATTTTTAGGTATAGCCTTTCAAGGTAAAAAAGTTCTAGTAAAATCAAAAGATTTACTAAATTGA
- a CDS encoding CCA tRNA nucleotidyltransferase: MNLENLKLNIKNIVDDIFKHYPIIFKVIQELKKHNAKVYLVGGAVRDLILNKDILAIPDIDIEVHNLKLEDLSVLLNKFGEVDYVGKSFGILKLRHLNIDWSLPRSDKQGRKPEVKIDPYLDIKEALKRRDLTINAIAIDLIKLELVDPFNGVKDIKEKVLRSPDINFFQDDPLRFYRVMQFISRFQMHPNPELNNICQNMNIKDVSIERIDQEFKKLLLKSNIPSLGIRWLQDINRLKDILPELYNTTKVPQDPLWHPEGYVFEHLMQSLDASALLKYKNNEEKLTIMLAALSHDLGKVKTTIKTPDGHIRSPGHDEAGEPLAKSMLKNIITNKHLIKTVSILVKYHMRPMQFIKSNASLSAYKRLAYQLNSFANLDMLIKLLISDLQGRNGKSDFPLNQTMELATQFKEKAIQAKVLLEPEKPILTGKDLINIINPGPLMGQILKYAYKIQINKNIKDKDILKRRTFKDLNIKI; encoded by the coding sequence ATGAATCTAGAAAACCTAAAATTAAATATAAAAAATATAGTAGACGATATATTTAAGCATTATCCTATTATCTTTAAAGTAATTCAAGAGTTAAAAAAACATAATGCAAAAGTATATCTTGTTGGGGGAGCTGTAAGAGATCTAATTTTAAATAAAGATATATTAGCTATACCAGATATAGATATAGAAGTCCATAATCTAAAATTAGAAGATCTTTCAGTATTATTAAACAAATTTGGTGAAGTAGATTACGTTGGTAAATCTTTTGGTATACTTAAACTAAGACATCTAAATATCGATTGGAGTTTACCAAGAAGTGACAAGCAAGGGCGAAAACCAGAAGTAAAAATAGATCCATATTTAGATATAAAAGAAGCACTTAAAAGAAGAGATTTAACTATTAATGCTATTGCTATAGATCTAATTAAGCTAGAATTAGTTGACCCATTTAATGGAGTCAAAGATATTAAAGAAAAAGTATTAAGATCACCTGATATAAATTTTTTTCAAGATGATCCTTTAAGATTTTATCGAGTCATGCAATTTATCTCAAGATTTCAAATGCACCCTAATCCTGAACTTAATAATATATGTCAAAATATGAACATCAAAGATGTATCAATAGAGCGTATTGATCAAGAATTTAAAAAATTGCTTTTAAAAAGCAATATACCATCTTTAGGCATACGTTGGTTACAAGATATAAACCGTCTTAAAGATATTTTGCCAGAACTTTATAATACTACTAAAGTTCCTCAAGATCCTTTATGGCATCCTGAAGGCTATGTTTTTGAACACCTTATGCAAAGTTTAGATGCTAGCGCTTTACTTAAGTATAAAAATAATGAAGAAAAATTAACTATAATGCTTGCAGCACTATCTCACGATTTGGGAAAAGTAAAAACAACTATAAAAACTCCTGATGGGCATATAAGAAGCCCAGGACATGATGAAGCAGGCGAACCATTAGCAAAATCAATGTTGAAAAATATAATAACTAATAAGCATTTAATAAAAACGGTTTCTATTTTAGTTAAATACCATATGCGGCCTATGCAGTTCATAAAATCAAATGCAAGTTTAAGTGCATATAAACGTCTTGCTTATCAATTAAATAGCTTTGCAAATCTTGATATGCTAATAAAATTATTAATTTCTGATCTTCAGGGTAGAAATGGCAAATCTGATTTTCCGCTTAATCAAACTATGGAATTAGCAACTCAATTTAAAGAAAAAGCTATACAAGCAAAAGTTTTGTTAGAACCAGAAAAACCAATATTAACAGGCAAAGATTTAATTAATATTATAAATCCTGGTCCTTTAATGGGGCAAATTTTAAAATATGCTTACAAAATACAGATAAATAAAAATATTAAAGATAAAGATATCCTTAAACGACGTACTTTTAAAGATCTAAACATAAAAATTTAA